TTTTCCCCAGCTTGCCCAGGGCCTGGGTCAGGCCTATCGCCACGGTGGTCTTGCCTTCGCCTGCCGGCGTCGGGGTCATGGCCGTAACCAGGATGAGCCTGCCCTTAGGTGCGGGCGGCGCACCCAGCACTTTGGCCATGTGGGGGCCATAGTGGAACAGCGCCTGGGAGGGGATGCCCAGACTGGCGGCCACTTCTTCGATGGGTTTGAGTCTGGTCTGACGGGCGATCTCGAGGTCGCTCGGTGTGGCAGTGGTTTCCATGCCTCTAGGGTACGCCCAGAAGCTGGCGATAAAAGTCCCTTGCAGGGCAAGCGGTCAATACTTTTTGAACCTGGCATTTAGGGATCAGGGCATCCAGTTACCGCCACACACGACCACTGCGACACGCTCGGGCAGGTCGTAGCGCATGAGCAGGGGCCCTAAAGCCAGCCCGGCGGTGGGCTCCACCACCTGTTTGAGCCGCTGCATCATCAGGCGCTGGGCCTGCAGGGTTACCTCGTCGGGTACGGTAAGGATGCGGTCTACATGGCTCTGCATGACCGGGAAGGTTTTTTCCCCAACCACCAGCGTGCGCACCCCATCGGCCACGGTCTGGGGGGCCTGCGTTAGCTTGACCCGCACGCCCGCCCGGAGGCTTTGCTGGGCATCGTTGGCGCCCTCGGGTTCCACCCCAATCACCTCGCACTCCGGGCGCAGGCTTTTGACTGCGGTAGCAATGCCGGAAATCAGCCCCCCGCCCCCTACCGCTACCAGCACAGCCTCCAGCTCAGGCACCTGCTCTAAGAGCTCGAGGGCCTGCGTACCCTGCCCGGCCATGACCCGCAGGTCGTCAAAGGGATGGATAACCTCGTAGCCGGTCTGCTCGGCCAGCCTTCGCATCACCTGCTCGCGGTTCTCCACCGTTACCCCCTGGTCGAAGACCTCGGCCCCATAGGCGCGGGTGGCGGCTTTTTTGATGGGGGAGGCCTCCTCCGGCATCACCACCAGGGCGGGAACCCCAATCACCTGGGCCGCATAGGCCACCCCCTGGGCGTGATTGCCCGACGAGACCGCAATCAGGCCCCTGGGATTTTTCAACTGAAGGGCCGCGTTGAGGGCGCCCCGGGCCTTGAAACTGCCGGTTTTTTGCAGGTGTTCGGCCTTAAAGAAAAGGGTCTTGCCCAGCAGCGCATTGAGCCCCCGGCTGCTAAAAACCGGGGTTTGGTGAATGTAAGGGGCAATGCGGCGGGCGGCGCATTGGATGTCTTCCAGGGTTAGCACAGCCCCATGCTAACAGGAGGGTACGTAACGCCCAAGGCTTTTGTAACGCTCAGAAGGCCCCTTGCAAGAAGGCGGTTTGCCCTACAGTGATTCCATGCGGATGCTTGCCGAGGCTATTTACCAGCTCGAGCCCGGTCAAATGCTGGTCGGTCAAACCCCCACCGCGCGGGAACTACTCAAGCTCTGGATTCGCCGGCACCAGACAGGCTTCGACCTGTACGTGACCAGCATTTTAGAAGCCCGGGAATCCCCCACCGAGCGGCCGCGCAACATAGTGAGTAACGACCTGGTCTCCTGTGCAGAAGTGCTGGAGGCATTGCACTACCTCGAGGACGTGTACCCGGTTGCATTTCATGTACTAAAGAACCTTCCCGTGACGCTGCGCGAGGCCACCCCCGAACTTTTGCAGATGCTCGAGGAGCAGATGTTGCGCGTGGCCCGGAGCACCGTAACGGGCGAGTCTGGCCCCGACGACCCCCCGGCCCAGGTGGTGCGCTTAAAACCACTGTGCGTGCTGGAGGAACACGAGTCTGATGACGACTTCGCCGCGCTCGTCCTCACCGACCCTTGACCGAACCTCCCCCACTGCCCCACAATGCCCCTGATGGAAGGGGTGCGGCTGGCAGTAAAAACCCTGGGCTGCAAGGTTAACCAGGTGGAATCGGATGCCCTGGTGGGCCTGCTCAAACCTTTGCACCCGGTGGTGGTGCCCCTGGAAAGCGGTGCCGACCTGGTGGTTATCAACACCTGTGCTGTAACCACCAGCGCCGAGGCCGACGCCCGCAAGGAGGTGCGTCGGGCCCGCCGGGCCAACCCGGCGGCTTTTATCGTGGTTACGGGCTGCTATGCCGAGCTGGCCCCCGAGCAACTGGCCGAGCTGGGGGCCGATGCGGTGCTGCCCAACAGCCGCAAAGCCGAGCTTCCCGGCGTCATCCTGCAACACTTCGGCCTTCCCGCCGACCCCATCACCACACCCCCCAACGAGTTCTGGGGAGCGGGCGAGCGGGGCCTTTTGAACAACTATGTGCGGGCTTTCCTCAAGGTGCAGGATGGCTGTAACGTGGGCTGCGCCTACTGTATCATTCCCCGCCTGCGTGGGCGCGAACGCCACCGGGGGCACCAGGAGGCCCTGCGGGAAGCCGAGGCCTTGCTGCAAGCAGGGGTTCAGGAAATTGTGCTTACCGGCGTTCGTCTGGGCTCCTACAAGGGCCATCCCCGCGGGATTGCCGGGCTGATAGAAGAGCTGGCCCTGATGGGCGCTAAGGTGCGCCTGTCTTCCATCGAGCCCGAGGACACCGGGGAAGAGCTGCTCCAGGTGATGGGCCGCTTTGCGCCCCAGGTGCGCCCCCACCTGCACCTTAGCCTGCAAACGGGGTCGGCCCGCTTGCTGGCCCTGATGGGCCGTCGCTACGATAAAAACTACTACCGTGCCCTGGTAGAGCGGGCTTCTTTGCTTATCCCCGGCTTCGCCCTCACCACCGATGTGATTGCCGGTCTACCCACCGAGACCGAGGAGGAACACCAGGAAACCCTGGCCTTCCTGGAGGAAGTACGGCCCAGCCGCGTTCATGTGTTCACCTACACCCCCCGCCCCAAAACCCGTGCAGCCGCGCTACCTCAGGTGCCCATCGAGGTGCGCAAGCGCCGCAATAGGGAGCTTCAGGCCCTCGCGGCCCGCCTGGCCGAAGCGCGGGTGCAGCCCAAGCTGGGCCACCGGCTCGAGGTGCTGGTGGAAAGCTTTCGCGGGGGCCGGGCCTACGGCCACACCCCGGACTACTACGAGGCCGAGTTTACCGGGCCGGTACGGGTGGGCCAGACCGTCTGGGTCAGGGTAGAGGCCATTGCGGGTTATACCCTGCAGGGCAGGCTGGAAGCCATTAAGGAAGAGCCTGCCCGTCTGCTGCTACCGGTGCTTTAGATCTTGCGCCGGCGCTCTACCCAAAAGCGCACCACAAACCCCAAGCAGATGAATAAGGTGGCAAACTGGGCCATAACTGCGATGGGGCGTTCTACCGTGCCGCCGCCCAGGATGGTAATGAAGCCGGGAATGCCCTGCAGCGAACCCAGGATGCCCAGCACTGCCAGACCCAGGGCAATATTCATGGCAAGTTTTTGATTGGGGGACTTATCGGCCCAGATGCCCAACAGGGCAATGGCCAGGCCCAACGCCCCCGGAATCAGGGCGGTAGGGGTGAGGCTGGTGCTCATGACGGCCAGGGTGGAAACCAGAATCAGAAAAACGCCGGTCCAAAGAGCTCTGGCTGGCAGACTGCTACCCATCTGAAACCTCCTGGTGTTTCCCGAAAAGCCGGGGGCTTATATGCAGGCTAGGAGTTGGCATGGCCCAAGCCTAAACGGGGTGGCGAGAAAATACTGTAACCGCACCGGCCATGGGCAGGGGCTTCCCAGGGGCTGGGTGGTGGCGCTTTGATGTGGCCTGTACCTCGGCCACTGCGGTAGATTATGCCCCATGGAGAACCCTACCGTTTTTGGCAAAATCATCCGCCGGGAACTGCCAGCCAGCATCGTCTACGAGGACGAAGAATTCATCGCTTTCAAGGATATCAATCCGCGTTCGAAGGTGCACATCCTGGTCTGCCCCAAAGAGTACATCCCCACCCTGGCCGACTACCCCGACACCGAGGAGGGCGCCCTCAAGCTGGGCAGGCTGATGCTCACGGCCAACCGGATCGCCAAGCAGATGGGCCTCGAGGGCTACTTCATCCGTATTCACGTGGGGGAGAAGGGCGGGCAGGAGGTTTTTCACGTACACGTGCACCTGCGCTCGGATGCCTGAGGTGGGGGCAGGCAGGAGCGATGGAACTTGCTACGGCTTCCTGAGCTCTACCTGGTCTATGACCCAGCAGCAGCCTCATGCCTTGGGGGGTTCTCCCTGACGGGTCAGCTGCGACTCTTTTATCCCGGCCTGCTCGAGGACCTCTTCAGCAATCAGGATGGGCGCTCCAGCCCGGATGGCCAGGGCGATGCCATCGGAGGGGCGGCAGTCTATCTCGTATTCCAGGCCGCGCTGTTCCAGCACCAGCCTCCCGTAAAAGGTGCCGTCTTTCAGTTCGACAATCTCGAGCCTCAGTACCTTTACCCCGAGGAGCTCGAGGGTGTTGTAGAACAGGTCGGGGCCCAATGGGCGGGGCGGTTTCTCACCCGAGAGGTGCACCATGATGTTCTGGGTTTCCAGAGCCCCGATCACCACAGGTAGGAGCAGGTCGTTCTCGGCCTTGAGCATCACGATCAGGTTGCCGTTTCCTGGGTCTACCCCCATACCTTCGATACGTGCGGGTACCATACTTTGAGTATACGCACCTGGCCCTGGGGCATATGTGCCGCAGGTCATGCGTAATGCACAACGTTTGCCAATCTCGAATAACCCTATAAACTATGACCGTGAAAACCTATGTTGTGGAAGTGGCCGGGGTTCGTCGTGAACTACCGGTAGTACAGGTGGGCCCCGATGTGGCGGTGGCCTTGTTTAACATGCTGGGCGATACCGAGGTGGTCGAGCAGGCGGCGGCCGAGCTGGCCAAGCGGATGCCTGCCGATGTAGATACCCTGGTTACGCCGGAGGTCAAAGCGGTGCCATTGGCCCATGCCCTCTCGCGCCTCACCGGAAAGCCCTATGTGGTGGCCCGTAAGACCGAGAAACCCTATATGATTAGCCCGGTCTCGCGTACGGTAATTTCCATTACCACAGGCAAGCCCCAGCTGCTGGTGCTGGATGGAACCGACGTACCCCTCATCAAAGACAAAAAGGTGGCCATTGTAGACGACGTGGTCTCGACGGGCAGTACCCTCAAAGGCCTTTCCGACCTGATTACCGATGTGGGAGGACATGTGGCCGCGGTAATGGCCGTCTTCACTGAGGGTTCCCCCCGTGATGACGTCATCGCCCTGGGGCACCTACCGCTGTTCAAGCCAGCTTGATACTTGCCGAAAAACGGCCTTGTTCATCGAGGCACAGATAACCTTTGCTATGCTCAGTTCACACCTAAGCCCATGGCTATGCCCTTGGTGTAAGAAAGAGAGCCCGATATGGAAACTTACCCCATCACGATAGGTAAAATTACCCGCCATGTACCGGTGGTCGAGACCCTGCCCGGGGTGCACATCCCCTTGATCGAAATTATGGGCGATGTGGAACTGGTGCAGGCAGCTGCTGAGGGGCTGGTCAAGCACCTGCCCCCCGAGACCGATGCCCTGCTGACCCTCGAGACCTCCCCCATTGTGCTGGCCCACGCCATGAGCGCCATTTGCGGCAAACCCTATGTGGTGGTGCGCCGCAAGCGCCGCCCCTATATGCAAGACCCCATCATCCAGGAGGTGGAGTCGCTTACTTTGGGCGTCACCGAGACCCTCTGGCTGGACAGCCGCATGGCCGAAAAGCTGATGGGCCAGAATGTGGCCCTGGTCTTCGATGTGGTCTCCTCGGGTGGCACCATGAACGCGCTTGAGAAGGTGGCCAAAAAGGCCGGGGCCAACGTGGTAGCCCGCCTGGCCGCTTTCCACCAGGGCAACAGCAAACTGCCCATCACCTTCCTTTCGGAGATCCCTATCCTGCAGACGGCTTGAGGATCGTCCCATTGGTCGGGGTGAACAGTCCCCGCTGTAGGAGACTGTTCACCCAGGCCTGGTATCACACCAGCACTGGTTCCTCGTAGACCCCGTAGACGGCCCTCAGCTCGTCCATCATCTCGCCCAGGGTGCAGTAGGCCAGGGCGCACTCGACGAAGTAGGGCATGGTGTTGCGCCCCTCCCTGGCGGCCTGCCGCAGGGCCGCTAAAGCCCGCTGTACGGCCTCGGGGTTGCGTTCGCGCCGCACCTGGGCCAACCGCTCGGCCTGTACGCGCTCCACCGCGGGGTCGATGAGCTGGATGGGCACGTTGAGCCCTTCGTCCTGGAAGGCGTTTACCCCCACGATAATCCGCTCACCCCGCTCCACCTCTTGCTGGAAGCGGTAGCTGGCATCGGCAATTTCGCGCAGGAAGTAGCCTTCTTCGATGGCCCGTACCACCCCGCCCATGCGGCGTATTTCCTCGATGATCTGCATGGCCTGGGTTTCCATCTGATCGGTGAGCCACTCCACGTAGTAGCTGCCCCCCAGGGGGTCGGCGGTGTGGGTTACGCCCGACTCGTAGGCGATAATCTGCTGGGTGCGCAAGGCAATCTTGGCCGATTCCTCGGTGGGCAGGGCCAGGGCCTCGTCGTAGGCGTCAGTGTGCAGGCTGTTGGTGCCGCCCAGCACCGCGGCCAGAGCCTGAATAGCCACTCGAGCGATGTTGATGAGGGGTTGCTGCGCGGTGAGCGAGACCCCAGCAGTCTGGGCATGGGTGCGGAGCATCCAGCTCTGGGGGTTTTTGGCCCCGTAGCGGTGCCGCATCTCTTTAGCCCAGATGCGCCGGGCGGCCCGGAACTTGCAGATTTCCTCGAAAAAGTCGTTGTGGGCGTTGAAGAAAAAGGA
This genomic window from Meiothermus cerbereus DSM 11376 contains:
- a CDS encoding threonine/serine dehydratase; its protein translation is MLTLEDIQCAARRIAPYIHQTPVFSSRGLNALLGKTLFFKAEHLQKTGSFKARGALNAALQLKNPRGLIAVSSGNHAQGVAYAAQVIGVPALVVMPEEASPIKKAATRAYGAEVFDQGVTVENREQVMRRLAEQTGYEVIHPFDDLRVMAGQGTQALELLEQVPELEAVLVAVGGGGLISGIATAVKSLRPECEVIGVEPEGANDAQQSLRAGVRVKLTQAPQTVADGVRTLVVGEKTFPVMQSHVDRILTVPDEVTLQAQRLMMQRLKQVVEPTAGLALGPLLMRYDLPERVAVVVCGGNWMP
- a CDS encoding MiaB/RimO family radical SAM methylthiotransferase; this translates as MRLAVKTLGCKVNQVESDALVGLLKPLHPVVVPLESGADLVVINTCAVTTSAEADARKEVRRARRANPAAFIVVTGCYAELAPEQLAELGADAVLPNSRKAELPGVILQHFGLPADPITTPPNEFWGAGERGLLNNYVRAFLKVQDGCNVGCAYCIIPRLRGRERHRGHQEALREAEALLQAGVQEIVLTGVRLGSYKGHPRGIAGLIEELALMGAKVRLSSIEPEDTGEELLQVMGRFAPQVRPHLHLSLQTGSARLLALMGRRYDKNYYRALVERASLLIPGFALTTDVIAGLPTETEEEHQETLAFLEEVRPSRVHVFTYTPRPKTRAAALPQVPIEVRKRRNRELQALAARLAEARVQPKLGHRLEVLVESFRGGRAYGHTPDYYEAEFTGPVRVGQTVWVRVEAIAGYTLQGRLEAIKEEPARLLLPVL
- a CDS encoding histidine triad nucleotide-binding protein, with amino-acid sequence MENPTVFGKIIRRELPASIVYEDEEFIAFKDINPRSKVHILVCPKEYIPTLADYPDTEEGALKLGRLMLTANRIAKQMGLEGYFIRIHVGEKGGQEVFHVHVHLRSDA
- a CDS encoding bifunctional nuclease family protein, which encodes MVPARIEGMGVDPGNGNLIVMLKAENDLLLPVVIGALETQNIMVHLSGEKPPRPLGPDLFYNTLELLGVKVLRLEIVELKDGTFYGRLVLEQRGLEYEIDCRPSDGIALAIRAGAPILIAEEVLEQAGIKESQLTRQGEPPKA
- a CDS encoding phosphoribosyltransferase family protein, with the protein product MTVKTYVVEVAGVRRELPVVQVGPDVAVALFNMLGDTEVVEQAAAELAKRMPADVDTLVTPEVKAVPLAHALSRLTGKPYVVARKTEKPYMISPVSRTVISITTGKPQLLVLDGTDVPLIKDKKVAIVDDVVSTGSTLKGLSDLITDVGGHVAAVMAVFTEGSPRDDVIALGHLPLFKPA
- a CDS encoding phosphoribosyltransferase family protein, which encodes METYPITIGKITRHVPVVETLPGVHIPLIEIMGDVELVQAAAEGLVKHLPPETDALLTLETSPIVLAHAMSAICGKPYVVVRRKRRPYMQDPIIQEVESLTLGVTETLWLDSRMAEKLMGQNVALVFDVVSSGGTMNALEKVAKKAGANVVARLAAFHQGNSKLPITFLSEIPILQTA